From the Dermochelys coriacea isolate rDerCor1 chromosome 26, rDerCor1.pri.v4, whole genome shotgun sequence genome, one window contains:
- the LOC119848572 gene encoding gastrokine-1-like, giving the protein MLVFKKNQKQNVNENNQENNGRNSHQTVSINNDKQVANIDSNNGWNSWNSVWDYGNGFIATRILSKKACIIAKNNKNVMPDVVELPQLIKEKKKAGSRGPSPVELRFTVSKIRVSDLALYGKSVEAMCRGIPTYVAREAREYRFN; this is encoded by the exons AtgcttgtctttaaaaaaaaccaaaaacagaatGTGAATGAAAACAATCAGGAAAACAATGGCAGAAACTCCCACCAGACTGTAAGCATCAACAACGATAAGCAGGTGGCCAACATTGACTCAAACAATGGCTGGAACTCATGGAACTCCGTCTGGGACTACGGCAAT GGTTTCATTGCAACCAGGATACTTTCAAAGAAAGCCTGCATCATtgctaaaaataacaaaaacgTTATGCCTGATGTTGTAGAGCTTCCCCAGCTGATTAAAGAAAAGAAG AAGGCTGGCTCTCGAGGGCCTTCCCCAGTGGAACTGCGATTCACCGTCTCAAAAATCAGAGTCAGTGACTTGGCCCTGTATGGGAAGTCTGTTGAAGCTATGTGTAGAGGAATTCCAACCTATGTTGCTCGCGAAGCTCGTGAGTACAGATTTAACTAA
- the LOC122457519 gene encoding LOW QUALITY PROTEIN: gastrokine-2-like (The sequence of the model RefSeq protein was modified relative to this genomic sequence to represent the inferred CDS: inserted 1 base in 1 codon), with translation MCVRDIQRKPNKLQEMRLLMQWLNTFYNIQLINQGNDGGTVYQTVNINHDVTVAIFNIYSGAPSSNTIFDYNHINVKRVCVVSRMNRATFPTLNQLEDIVNNQRDLNSLYRSYGISCNYVTNXTFGTAIQAACGGLSTYWATEYDRAQNVLSGTGCMGVKLLILDVNLCGSLKLF, from the exons ATGTGCGTGCGAGATATTCAAAGAAAACCCAACAAGCTGCAGGAAATGAGGTTACTGATGCA GTGGCTGAACACCTTCTAT AATATCCAGCTCATAAATCAGGGAAATGATGGGGGAACTGTCTACCAGACAGTGAACATCAATCATGATGTGACTGTTGCTATATTCAACATTTATTCCGGAGCACCCTCCTCTAATACAATCTTCGACTACAACCATATAAATGTCAAAAGAG TATGTGTTGTTTCCAGGATGAACAGGGCAACCTTTCCAACATTAAACCAACTTGAGGACATTGTCAATAATCAAAGG GACCTGAATTCCCTCTACAGAAGCTATGGGATATCCTGCAACTATGTCACAA GGACATTTGGGACAGCCATCCAGGCAGCATGCGGAGGACTTTCCACCTACTGGGCTACTGAGTATGACA GAGCACAAAATGTACTTAGTGGTACTGGCTGCATGGGTGTTAAACTCCTCATTCTGGATGTGAACCTGTGTGGCAGCCTTAAGCTCTTCTAA
- the LOC119848622 gene encoding gastrokine-1: MANQGDRSGPCALEGRRDWPSQLVLEIVIASLLGVFLTPSLATDNVNENNQGNNGGNSQQTVSINKDKHVAITDTNNGWNSWNSIWDDSNGFMATRVFSKKSCIIAKMNKDVMPDIAVIPRLISERKKAGAQGPRPKELRFVVSKTRVPDLTPYGKNIEAMCRGLPTYVAHEAERVKGANFFYSGSCFQASILWIINIAFCGEVSFK, encoded by the exons ATGGCAAATCAGGGTGACCGCTCCGGGCCCTGCGCTTTGGAGGGCCGTCGTGATTGGCCGTCGCAGTTGGTCCTGGAA ATTGTGATTGCCAGTCTTCTTGGAGTCTTCCTAACTCCGTCTCTTGCTACTGAT aATGTGAATGAAAACAACCAGGGAAATAATGGTGGAAATTCACAGCAGACTGTGAGCATCAACAAGGATAAGCATGTGGCCATCACTGACACAAACAATGGCTGGAACTCATGGAACTCCATCTGGGATGACAGCAAT GGTTTCATGGCAACCAGGGTATTTTCCAAGAAATCTTGTATCATTGCTAAAATGAACAAAGATGTCATGCCTGATATTGCAGTCATTCCCAGGCTGATTAGCGAAAGGAAG AAggctggagctcaagggcctCGTCCGAAGGAACTGAGATTTGTTGTCTCAAAGACCAGAGTCCCTGATCTGACCCCTTATGGAAAGAACATTGAAGCTATGTGCAGAGGACTTCCTACCTATGTGGCTCATGAGGCTGAGA gAGTGAAAGGAGCAAACTTCTTCTACTCAGGAAGCTGTTTTCAGGCTAGCATCCTGTGGATTATTAATATTGCCTTCTGTGGTGAAGTATCATTCAAGTAG
- the GKN2 gene encoding gastrokine-2, with amino-acid sequence MVMYYVIKMKQLALTGKTLVKPYSVEMCGSVKIKMATVIAVLGVFWTQAFSYEIYSLPGTNDDYVQQTVTISNELHIADIHVHAGLCSSDTIFDYKHGYIATRLFSRRACFILKMEKGYIPELEEIGRLAYEKQMMNKIFSPKHLWVQYEPSDSIFGEIKEWLIFGKPIEKLCKGVPVYKVHKVEGE; translated from the exons ATGGTTATGTATTATGTGATCAAAATGAAGCAACTAGCGCTAACTGGGAAAACTCTGGTGAAACCATATTCCGTTGAAATGTGTGGTtcagtcaaaatcaaaatg GCTACAGTAATTGCTGTGCTGGGAGTCTTCTGGACTCAAGCTTTTTCATATGAA ATATATAGCCTCCCAGGAACAAACGATGACTATGTCCAGCAAACTGTGACTATTAGCAATGAACTTCATATTGCTGATATCCATGTCCATGCTGGGTTGTGCTCCTCTGATACCATTTTTGACTACAAACAT GGGTACATTGCTACCAGGCTGTTTTCCCGGAGGGCCTGCTTTATCTTGAAAATGGAGAAAGGATATATCCCAGAGCTGGAAGAAATTGGACGGCTTGCTTACGAGAAACAG ATGATGAACAAgatattttccccaaaacaccTGTGGGTGCAATATGAACCGAGTGATTCTATATTTGGTGAAATCAAGGAGTGGTTGATCTTTGGTAAACCCATTGAGAAACTCTGCAAAGGTGTGCCCGTCTACAAGGTTCACAAGGTTGAAGGTGAGTAA